A part of Periplaneta americana isolate PAMFEO1 chromosome 17, P.americana_PAMFEO1_priV1, whole genome shotgun sequence genomic DNA contains:
- the LOC138693339 gene encoding uncharacterized protein has protein sequence MNILLSTLLLSLVAGTALAYMCDVGNVLVQEVDANDFLQGPWRPVLLRPSYFPDRYPCWHYESTLTGEDEADIKTSVEDTKTGDLFNMTGKAYIENGNVFNITFKGNSKFSDRYQVLAWNATLQYQIAGACPDSVNNEQLVWVAFRTWNPDVAAMQAALEDLKRTGQDVQKFTYECPEVSAS, from the exons ATGAATATTCTGCTGTCCACATTGTTGCTGTCTCTTGTTGCTGGGACGGCGCTAGCTTACATGTGTGACGTTGGCAACGTGCTGGTGCAGGAAGTGGATGCAAATGAC TTCCTGCAGGGGCCGTGGCGTCCCGTGCTGCTGAGGCCCAGCTACTTCCCGGACAGGTACCCCTGCTGGCACTACGAAAGCACGCTGACCGGCGAGGACGAAGCCGACATAAAAACCAGCGTTGAAGACACCAA GACTGGGGACTTATTCAATATGACGGGAAAAGCCTACATCGAAAACGGGAACGTCTTCAACATCACTTTCAAAGGAAACA GCAAATTCTCTGATCGATACCAAGTGTTGGCGTGGAATGCCACGTTGCAGTACCAGATAGCGGGGGCTTGTCCGGATTCCGTGAACAACGAAC AGCTGGTCTGGGTAGCTTTCCGCACGTGGAACCCAGACGTGGCTGCGATGCAAGCCGCTTTGGAGGACCTCAAGAGGACCGGGCAGGATGTCCAGAAATTCACTTATGAATGTCCGGAAGTATCTGCCTCTTAA